Proteins from a single region of Gorilla gorilla gorilla isolate KB3781 chromosome 16, NHGRI_mGorGor1-v2.1_pri, whole genome shotgun sequence:
- the LOC101150678 gene encoding putative golgin subfamily A member 8I isoform X1 yields the protein MAEETQHNKLAAAKKKLKEYWQKNSPRVPAGANRNTKTNGSIPEIATCGGCQPPGDSATGFHREGPTSSATLKDLESPCQELAAVLDSRSAEITQLKNTIKSLKQQKKQQEHQLEEEKKANNKKQKAKRVLEVQIQTLNIEKEELHTDLYHMKHSLRYFEEKSKDLAVRLQRSLQRKGELESVLSDVMTTQKKKANQFSSPSKARTEWKLDQSMREQELLKVQLTQLKESFQQLQLERHEYAEHLKGERARWQQRMRKMSQEICTLKKQKQQDMRRVEELERSLSKLKKQMAEPLPPEPPAVPSEVELQHLREELERMAGELQAQVKNNQRISLLNRGQEERIREQEERLRKQEERLQEQHKSLQQLAKPQSVFEEPERLEAASQQKQQLTAQLSLMALPGEGHGGEHLDSDGEEAPQPVPSVPQDLENREAMSSFMDHLEEKADLSELVKKKELCFIHRWRERYHQKIHHVLSEPGGRAKDAALGGGHHQAGAQGGDEGEAAGDAADGIAAYSNYNNGHRKFLATAQNPADEPGPGAPAPQELGAADKHGDLCEVSLTSSAQGEAREDPLLDKPTAQPIVQDHQEHPGLGSNCCVPFFCWAWLPRRRR from the exons ATGGCAGAAGAAACTCAACACAACAAATTGGCTGCAgccaagaaaaag TTAAAAGAATACTGGCAGAAAAACAGCCCTAGAGTTCCAGCAGGAGCGAACAGGAACACAAAAACAAATGGCAGTATCCCTGAGATAGCCACTTGTGGTGGTTGCCAGCCACCTGGGGAT TCAGCAACAGGTTTCCACAGGGAAGGCCCTACATCATCTGCCACCCTGAAAGATCTGGAG AGCCCGTGCCAAGAACTAGCAGCAGTCCTGGATTCAAGGTCCGCAGAAATCACCCAACTGAAGAACACCATCAAATCTTTG AAACAACAGAAGAAACAACAGGAACATCAGCTGGAAGAA gaaaagaaagcaaacaacaagaaacagaaagccaaaagGGTGCTAGAG GTTCAAATCCAGACATTGAACATAGAGAAAGAAGAACTACATACGGACCTGTaccacatgaaacattctctcaGATACTTTGAAG AAAAGTCCAAGGATCTGGCTGTCCGCCTGCAACGTTCGTTGCAGCGTAAAGGAGAGTTAGAGAGTGTTCTCTCTGATGTCATGACCACACAGAAGAAGAAGGCAAACCAG TTTTCCAGCCCCAGTAAAGCTCGTACGGAGTGGAAGTTAGACCAGTCCATGCGGGAGCAGGAACTACTGAAAGTGCAGCTGACACAG TTGAAGGAGTCATTTCAACAACTCCAATTAGAAAGACACGAGTATGCTGAACATCTAAAAGGAGAGAGGGCCCGGTGGCAGCAGAGGATGAGAAAAATGTCGCAGGAG ATTTGCACattaaagaaacagaagcagCAAGATATGCGTCGGGTAGAGGAGCTGGAGAGGAGCTTGTCCAAACTCAAAAAGCAGATGG CTGAACCCTTGCCCCCAGAGCCCCCAGCAGTGCCCTCTGAGGTGGAGCTGCAGCACCTGAGGGAGGAACTAGAGAGAATGGCAGGAGAGCTCCAGGCCCAGGTCAAAAACAATCAGCGCATAAGTCTCCTGAACCGGGGACAAGAAGAGAGGATTCGGGAGCAGGAAGAGAGGCTTCGGAAGCAGGAGGAGAGGCTCCAGGAGCAGCACAAGAGCCTTCAGCAGCTGGCCAAGCCACAAAGCGTCTTCGAGGAGCCG GAGCGCCTGGAAGCTGCCAGCCAGCAGAAACAGCAGCTAACAGCCCAGCTGAGCCTCATGGCTCTCCCTGGGGAAG GGCACGGAGGAGAACATCTGGACAGTGACGGGGAGGAGGCACCTCAGCCCGTGCCGAGTGTCCCACAGGACCTGGAGAACAGGGAGGCCATG AGCAGCTTTATGGACCACCTGGAGGAGAAGGCAGACCTGAGTGAGCTggtgaagaaaaaagaactttgCTTCATCCACCGCTGGCGAGAGAGATACCATCA GAAAATCCATCACGTTTTATCAGAACCAGGGGGCCGTGCCAAAGATGCGGCACTGGGAGGAGGACACCATcaggctggagctcagggagGAGATGAAG GTGAAGCTGCTGGAGATGCAGCAGATGGTATTGCGGCTTACAGCAACTACAACAATGGGCACAGAAAATTCCTGGCCACTGCCCAGAACCCTGCTGATGAGCCCGGTCCAGGAGCCCCAGCCCCCCAGGAGCTTGGGGCTGCAGACAAGCATGGTG ATCTTTGTGAGGTGAGCCTCACCTCCTCTGCCCAAGGAGAGGCCAGGGAGGATCCTCTCCTTGACAAGCCTACTGCACAGCCGATCGTGCAGGACCACCAGGAGCACCCAGGCTTGGGCAGCAACTGCTGTGTGCCGTTCTTTTGCTGGGCTTGGCTGCCAAGAAGAAGGAGATAA
- the LOC101150678 gene encoding putative golgin subfamily A member 8I isoform X2 produces the protein MAEETQHNKLAAAKKKSATGFHREGPTSSATLKDLESPCQELAAVLDSRSAEITQLKNTIKSLKQQKKQQEHQLEEEKKANNKKQKAKRVLEVQIQTLNIEKEELHTDLYHMKHSLRYFEEKSKDLAVRLQRSLQRKGELESVLSDVMTTQKKKANQFSSPSKARTEWKLDQSMREQELLKVQLTQLKESFQQLQLERHEYAEHLKGERARWQQRMRKMSQEICTLKKQKQQDMRRVEELERSLSKLKKQMAEPLPPEPPAVPSEVELQHLREELERMAGELQAQVKNNQRISLLNRGQEERIREQEERLRKQEERLQEQHKSLQQLAKPQSVFEEPERLEAASQQKQQLTAQLSLMALPGEGHGGEHLDSDGEEAPQPVPSVPQDLENREAMSSFMDHLEEKADLSELVKKKELCFIHRWRERYHQKIHHVLSEPGGRAKDAALGGGHHQAGAQGGDEGEAAGDAADGIAAYSNYNNGHRKFLATAQNPADEPGPGAPAPQELGAADKHGDLCEVSLTSSAQGEAREDPLLDKPTAQPIVQDHQEHPGLGSNCCVPFFCWAWLPRRRR, from the exons ATGGCAGAAGAAACTCAACACAACAAATTGGCTGCAgccaagaaaaag TCAGCAACAGGTTTCCACAGGGAAGGCCCTACATCATCTGCCACCCTGAAAGATCTGGAG AGCCCGTGCCAAGAACTAGCAGCAGTCCTGGATTCAAGGTCCGCAGAAATCACCCAACTGAAGAACACCATCAAATCTTTG AAACAACAGAAGAAACAACAGGAACATCAGCTGGAAGAA gaaaagaaagcaaacaacaagaaacagaaagccaaaagGGTGCTAGAG GTTCAAATCCAGACATTGAACATAGAGAAAGAAGAACTACATACGGACCTGTaccacatgaaacattctctcaGATACTTTGAAG AAAAGTCCAAGGATCTGGCTGTCCGCCTGCAACGTTCGTTGCAGCGTAAAGGAGAGTTAGAGAGTGTTCTCTCTGATGTCATGACCACACAGAAGAAGAAGGCAAACCAG TTTTCCAGCCCCAGTAAAGCTCGTACGGAGTGGAAGTTAGACCAGTCCATGCGGGAGCAGGAACTACTGAAAGTGCAGCTGACACAG TTGAAGGAGTCATTTCAACAACTCCAATTAGAAAGACACGAGTATGCTGAACATCTAAAAGGAGAGAGGGCCCGGTGGCAGCAGAGGATGAGAAAAATGTCGCAGGAG ATTTGCACattaaagaaacagaagcagCAAGATATGCGTCGGGTAGAGGAGCTGGAGAGGAGCTTGTCCAAACTCAAAAAGCAGATGG CTGAACCCTTGCCCCCAGAGCCCCCAGCAGTGCCCTCTGAGGTGGAGCTGCAGCACCTGAGGGAGGAACTAGAGAGAATGGCAGGAGAGCTCCAGGCCCAGGTCAAAAACAATCAGCGCATAAGTCTCCTGAACCGGGGACAAGAAGAGAGGATTCGGGAGCAGGAAGAGAGGCTTCGGAAGCAGGAGGAGAGGCTCCAGGAGCAGCACAAGAGCCTTCAGCAGCTGGCCAAGCCACAAAGCGTCTTCGAGGAGCCG GAGCGCCTGGAAGCTGCCAGCCAGCAGAAACAGCAGCTAACAGCCCAGCTGAGCCTCATGGCTCTCCCTGGGGAAG GGCACGGAGGAGAACATCTGGACAGTGACGGGGAGGAGGCACCTCAGCCCGTGCCGAGTGTCCCACAGGACCTGGAGAACAGGGAGGCCATG AGCAGCTTTATGGACCACCTGGAGGAGAAGGCAGACCTGAGTGAGCTggtgaagaaaaaagaactttgCTTCATCCACCGCTGGCGAGAGAGATACCATCA GAAAATCCATCACGTTTTATCAGAACCAGGGGGCCGTGCCAAAGATGCGGCACTGGGAGGAGGACACCATcaggctggagctcagggagGAGATGAAG GTGAAGCTGCTGGAGATGCAGCAGATGGTATTGCGGCTTACAGCAACTACAACAATGGGCACAGAAAATTCCTGGCCACTGCCCAGAACCCTGCTGATGAGCCCGGTCCAGGAGCCCCAGCCCCCCAGGAGCTTGGGGCTGCAGACAAGCATGGTG ATCTTTGTGAGGTGAGCCTCACCTCCTCTGCCCAAGGAGAGGCCAGGGAGGATCCTCTCCTTGACAAGCCTACTGCACAGCCGATCGTGCAGGACCACCAGGAGCACCCAGGCTTGGGCAGCAACTGCTGTGTGCCGTTCTTTTGCTGGGCTTGGCTGCCAAGAAGAAGGAGATAA